The following proteins are co-located in the Bradyrhizobium sp. AZCC 2176 genome:
- a CDS encoding flavin monoamine oxidase family protein — protein sequence MTMTRRTFLSASAGLAAVPVFCGRRASAAPLPREADIVVIGAGAAGIAAARRIMAANRKVIVVEAANQIGGRCQTDASTFDVPFDRGARWMHNPETNPMIKLARAAGLEITTAPSGQKIRIGRRNARAGETEEFLAALVRANRAIDDAARRFDVSCASVLPKDLGDWAGAAEFVLGASFSGKDLKDVSVGDKSRAQDRNIAIGCRQGLGTLIAKLGEQVPLSLSTTANRMVWSNRDVSVETPAGRIAARAAVVTVSTNVLTAGNIKFAPDIPKRTLDAASKLSLGSYDRIALQMPGNPLGLARDDVVIEQSNSTKTALISANMGGSSLCVIDVGGSFGRDLSAQGEKAMVAFATEWLTKLFGSEAAAAVKKSSATRWNAAPFALGAMSAAGPGAQSSRKVLAEPFGCIYLAGEATHETLWGTIDGAWESGERAAEAALRRIGALKGPEPEARPAKQRRRGSPIN from the coding sequence ATGACAATGACCCGCCGCACCTTCCTGTCGGCGTCCGCAGGTCTGGCAGCGGTTCCGGTTTTTTGCGGGCGGCGTGCGAGCGCAGCACCGTTGCCGCGGGAAGCTGACATCGTCGTGATCGGCGCGGGCGCGGCCGGCATTGCTGCGGCGCGGCGGATCATGGCGGCGAACCGCAAGGTGATCGTGGTGGAGGCGGCAAATCAGATCGGCGGCCGCTGCCAGACCGACGCTTCCACCTTCGACGTGCCGTTCGATCGCGGCGCGCGCTGGATGCACAATCCCGAGACCAATCCGATGATCAAGCTGGCGCGTGCCGCGGGCCTCGAGATCACGACGGCGCCCTCGGGCCAGAAGATCCGCATCGGCCGCCGCAACGCCCGCGCCGGCGAGACCGAAGAATTCCTTGCAGCGCTGGTGCGCGCCAACCGCGCCATCGACGATGCCGCGCGGCGGTTCGACGTCTCCTGTGCCTCCGTGCTGCCGAAGGATCTCGGTGACTGGGCCGGCGCGGCGGAGTTCGTGCTGGGGGCCAGTTTCTCGGGCAAGGATTTGAAAGATGTCTCAGTCGGCGACAAGTCCCGCGCGCAGGATCGCAATATCGCGATCGGCTGTCGCCAGGGGTTGGGCACGCTGATCGCAAAGCTCGGCGAGCAGGTGCCGCTGTCGCTGTCGACGACGGCCAATCGCATGGTCTGGAGCAACCGCGATGTCAGCGTGGAAACGCCGGCGGGCAGGATCGCCGCGCGTGCCGCCGTGGTCACCGTGTCGACCAATGTGCTGACGGCGGGCAACATCAAATTCGCGCCTGACATCCCGAAGCGCACGCTCGACGCCGCCTCGAAACTGAGCCTCGGCAGCTATGACCGGATCGCGCTGCAGATGCCGGGCAATCCGCTCGGGCTGGCGCGCGACGACGTCGTCATCGAGCAGAGCAATTCGACCAAGACGGCGCTGATATCAGCCAATATGGGTGGCTCGTCGCTCTGCGTGATCGACGTCGGCGGCTCGTTCGGCCGCGATCTTTCCGCACAGGGCGAGAAGGCCATGGTGGCGTTTGCAACGGAATGGCTGACGAAATTGTTCGGCAGCGAGGCGGCCGCGGCGGTGAAGAAATCCAGCGCGACACGCTGGAACGCTGCGCCGTTCGCGCTCGGCGCGATGTCGGCGGCCGGTCCCGGCGCGCAATCTTCGCGAAAGGTTTTGGCCGAACCGTTCGGCTGCATCTATCTCGCCGGCGAGGCGACCCATGAAACGCTGTGGGGAACGATCGACGGCGCCTGGGAAAGCGGCGAGCGCGCCGCGGAAGCGGCGTTGCGGCGGATCGGTGCCTTGAAAGGTCCGGAGCCGGAGGCACGGCCGGCAAAACAGCGGCGGCGCGGGTCCCCGATCAACTGA
- the pheT gene encoding phenylalanine--tRNA ligase subunit beta — protein sequence MKFTLSWLKEHLDTDEPLEKLADKLTMIGLEVENIEDKAKALAPFSIARVISAEQHPNADRLRVCMVDTGNGAAPVQVVCGAPNARAGLVSVFSPPGTFIPGKNITLGVGTIRGVESRGMLCSAAELEISEDHDGIMELPADAPIGKGYAEWAGLGDPVLEINLTPNRQDCTGVHGIARDLSAADMGKLIDPGIKPVKGEFPCPVKVTVEDATLCPGFALRLVRGVRNGPSPEWLQKRLISIGLRPINALVDITNFMTYDRARPLHVFDARKVSGNLTVRRAKQGESLLALDGRTYTLDPSICVIADEHGVESLAGIMGGETSGCDENTTDVLIESALWNEINIAQTGRKLGINSDARYRFERGVDPAFMVPGLELATKLVMEMCGGMPSESVIVGNAFGDDRIIDFPLTEVKRLAGIEVPLVEMRRILGHLGFMVAGSGPVVKVAVPSWRTDVHGKADIVEEIVRIVGVDKVPMTPFERGDEARKPVLTTIQNRTRRAKRALAVRGMVEAVTWSFISKPHAEMFDGGQAELALANPIASDLSDMRPSLLPGLVAAAQANANRGTSDVALFEVGQIFKGDRPENQFVAASGVRHGFASSKGMGRHWSGSATTDALDAKADAFAVLGAAGAPMQALQIVPGGPAWLHPGRSGTIQIGPQNVLGYFGELHPRTLEALGADGPLIAFEVILDRIPDAKTRATRAKPLLELSAFQPVSRDFAFIVDRTVKAGDIVRSAQAADKKLITDVTIFDVYEGKGIDPDKKSVAIAVTIQPREKTLTDQEIDAVAAKIVAEVTKKTGGTLRA from the coding sequence ATGAAATTCACGCTCTCCTGGCTGAAGGAACATCTCGACACCGACGAGCCGCTGGAAAAGCTCGCCGACAAGCTCACCATGATCGGGCTCGAGGTCGAGAACATCGAGGACAAGGCAAAGGCGCTGGCGCCGTTTTCGATCGCCCGGGTGATCTCGGCCGAGCAGCATCCGAATGCCGATCGCCTGCGGGTGTGCATGGTCGATACCGGCAATGGAGCTGCGCCGGTGCAGGTGGTCTGCGGCGCGCCGAATGCGCGCGCCGGCCTCGTCAGCGTGTTCTCTCCTCCCGGCACCTTCATCCCCGGCAAGAACATCACGCTCGGCGTTGGTACCATCCGCGGCGTCGAAAGCCGCGGCATGCTGTGCTCGGCGGCGGAGCTCGAGATTTCCGAAGATCACGACGGCATCATGGAATTGCCGGCCGATGCACCGATCGGCAAGGGCTATGCCGAATGGGCAGGCCTCGGCGATCCCGTGCTGGAAATCAATCTGACGCCGAACCGCCAGGACTGCACCGGCGTGCACGGCATCGCGCGCGACCTCTCCGCCGCCGACATGGGCAAGCTTATCGATCCCGGCATCAAGCCGGTCAAAGGTGAATTCCCCTGCCCGGTGAAGGTGACGGTGGAAGACGCCACGCTGTGCCCGGGCTTTGCGCTGCGGCTGGTGCGCGGCGTCAGGAACGGACCCTCCCCTGAGTGGCTGCAGAAGCGCCTGATCTCGATCGGGCTGCGCCCGATCAATGCGCTGGTCGACATCACCAACTTCATGACCTACGACCGCGCCCGGCCGCTGCATGTGTTCGACGCCAGGAAGGTGAGCGGCAATCTCACCGTGCGCCGCGCCAAGCAGGGCGAAAGCCTGCTGGCGCTCGACGGCCGCACCTACACGCTCGATCCCTCGATCTGCGTGATCGCGGATGAACATGGCGTCGAATCGCTGGCCGGCATCATGGGCGGCGAGACCTCCGGCTGCGACGAGAACACCACTGACGTGCTGATCGAATCGGCGCTGTGGAACGAGATCAACATCGCGCAGACCGGCCGCAAGCTCGGCATCAATTCGGATGCGCGTTATCGGTTCGAGCGCGGCGTCGATCCGGCCTTCATGGTGCCGGGGCTGGAGCTTGCGACCAAACTCGTCATGGAGATGTGCGGCGGCATGCCGTCGGAGAGCGTGATTGTTGGTAACGCGTTCGGCGACGATCGCATCATCGATTTCCCGCTGACCGAGGTGAAACGTCTCGCCGGGATCGAGGTGCCGCTGGTCGAGATGCGGCGCATTCTCGGCCATCTCGGCTTCATGGTCGCCGGTAGCGGCCCGGTGGTGAAGGTCGCTGTCCCCTCCTGGCGCACCGATGTGCACGGCAAGGCCGACATCGTCGAGGAGATCGTGCGCATCGTCGGCGTCGACAAGGTGCCGATGACGCCGTTCGAGCGCGGCGACGAAGCCCGCAAGCCGGTGCTGACCACGATCCAGAACCGTACCCGTCGCGCCAAGCGCGCGCTGGCGGTGCGCGGCATGGTGGAAGCCGTGACATGGTCGTTCATTTCCAAGCCGCATGCTGAGATGTTCGACGGCGGCCAGGCCGAACTCGCGCTCGCCAACCCGATCGCCTCCGACCTCTCGGACATGCGGCCGAGCCTGTTGCCGGGCCTCGTCGCGGCGGCGCAGGCCAACGCCAACCGCGGCACCTCCGATGTCGCACTGTTCGAGGTCGGGCAGATCTTCAAGGGCGACAGGCCCGAGAACCAGTTCGTCGCGGCCTCGGGCGTGCGCCACGGCTTTGCATCGTCGAAAGGCATGGGGCGGCATTGGTCCGGCTCGGCGACGACTGATGCGCTCGACGCCAAAGCCGACGCATTCGCGGTGCTTGGGGCTGCCGGCGCGCCGATGCAGGCGTTGCAGATCGTTCCCGGTGGACCTGCGTGGCTGCATCCCGGGCGTTCCGGCACCATCCAGATCGGTCCGCAAAACGTGCTCGGCTATTTCGGCGAGCTGCACCCGCGCACGCTGGAAGCGCTCGGCGCCGACGGCCCGCTGATCGCATTCGAGGTGATCCTCGACCGCATTCCCGACGCCAAGACGAGGGCGACCCGGGCCAAGCCGCTGCTCGAACTCTCCGCGTTCCAGCCGGTGTCGCGCGACTTTGCCTTCATCGTCGACCGTACCGTGAAGGCTGGTGACATCGTGCGATCGGCGCAAGCCGCAGACAAGAAACTGATCACGGATGTGACCATATTCGACGTCTACGAAGGCAAGGGCATCGATCCGGACAAGAAGTCGGTTGCGATCGCCGTGACGATCCAGCCGCGCGAAAAAACCCTGACGGACCAGGAGATCGACGCGGTGGCGGCCAAGATCGTGGCCGAGGTGACGAAGAAGACCGGCGGCACCTTGCGGGCATGA
- a CDS encoding ATP-binding protein, which yields MMRPKALISWSSGKDSAFALHEVMRAGEFDVVGALTTVTETFGRVSIHGVRQEILQAQCEAAGLPPRIVPIPYPCPNEIYETRMGEAVAQAVADGITHMIFGDLYLADIRAYREQKLAGTGITPVFPLWERPTAELAQAMIASGLEAHIATVDLKKLPAAFAGRAFDARLLVDLPEGVDPCGENGEFHTCVVAGPMFSRRLAVTPGERVERDGYAYCDLVMA from the coding sequence ATGATGCGCCCGAAAGCACTGATCTCCTGGTCGAGCGGCAAGGATTCGGCCTTTGCGCTGCATGAGGTGATGCGCGCGGGTGAGTTCGATGTGGTCGGCGCACTGACCACGGTGACCGAGACGTTCGGCCGGGTCTCGATTCACGGCGTGCGGCAGGAGATATTGCAGGCGCAATGCGAGGCGGCCGGCCTGCCGCCGCGGATCGTGCCGATCCCCTATCCGTGCCCGAACGAGATTTACGAGACGCGGATGGGGGAAGCGGTCGCGCAGGCTGTTGCTGACGGGATCACGCATATGATTTTCGGCGACCTTTATCTGGCTGACATTCGCGCCTATCGCGAACAGAAGCTGGCGGGCACCGGCATCACGCCGGTGTTTCCACTGTGGGAGCGGCCGACGGCAGAACTGGCGCAGGCGATGATCGCAAGCGGCCTCGAAGCGCATATCGCCACCGTCGACCTGAAGAAGCTGCCGGCGGCGTTTGCCGGTCGCGCATTCGATGCGAGGCTATTGGTTGATCTGCCCGAAGGTGTCGATCCCTGCGGCGAGAATGGCGAGTTTCACACCTGCGTGGTGGCGGGGCCGATGTTTTCGCGGCGGCTTGCGGTGACACCAGGCGAACGCGTCGAGCGCGACGGCTATGCGTATTGCGATCTGGTGATGGCATAG
- the infC gene encoding translation initiation factor IF-3 encodes MRRPNRAPPAATKDGPRTNDDIRNAQIQLIDQTGLNHGTVETVVAIKMALEAGMDLVEISPNNNPPVCKIMDYGKFKYSAQKKAAEARKKQKIVEIKEIKLRPMIDDHDYDVKMRAMQRFFEEGDKVKITLRYRGREMAHQEIGTKLLDKVKADVAEFAKVEQDARFEGRQVVMVLAPR; translated from the coding sequence ATTCGCCGTCCCAACAGAGCCCCGCCCGCTGCAACCAAAGACGGGCCGCGCACCAATGACGATATCCGCAACGCGCAGATCCAACTGATCGATCAGACCGGCCTCAACCACGGAACAGTCGAAACCGTGGTCGCCATCAAGATGGCCCTCGAGGCGGGCATGGATCTCGTCGAGATTTCGCCGAACAACAATCCTCCCGTTTGCAAGATCATGGACTACGGGAAGTTCAAGTATTCGGCACAGAAGAAGGCCGCCGAGGCGCGCAAGAAGCAGAAGATCGTCGAGATCAAGGAGATCAAGCTGCGGCCGATGATCGACGATCACGATTACGACGTGAAGATGCGCGCGATGCAGCGCTTCTTCGAGGAAGGCGACAAGGTCAAGATCACCTTGCGCTATCGTGGCCGCGAAATGGCGCACCAGGAAATCGGCACCAAGCTCTTGGACAAGGTCAAGGCCGATGTCGCCGAGTTCGCCAAGGTCGAGCAGGACGCGCGTTTCGAAGGCCGCCAGGTCGTGATGGTGCTGGCGCCGCGTTGA
- the rpmI gene encoding 50S ribosomal protein L35, with translation MPKLKTKSGAKKRFKVTATGKVMHAQRGKRHGMIKRTKKQIRQLRGTRVLFKTDGDNVKKYFLPNA, from the coding sequence ATGCCCAAGCTGAAGACCAAGTCAGGCGCTAAAAAGCGCTTCAAGGTGACTGCCACCGGCAAAGTGATGCACGCCCAGCGCGGTAAGCGCCACGGCATGATCAAGCGGACGAAGAAGCAGATTCGTCAGCTCCGCGGCACCCGCGTGCTGTTCAAGACCGACGGCGACAACGTCAAGAAGTACTTCTTGCCGAACGCCTGA
- a CDS encoding YiiX/YebB-like N1pC/P60 family cysteine hydrolase, protein MGVMLDTIGQVIAGYLQKEVPGYEPFTPSDPEHLRGVIEPGDVLLVEGNNRISGIIKYLTQSTWSHAALYVGPVDGATEADGEPHVLIEANIGEGVTSAPLSKYYPYHTRLCRPIGLSYEDRTTVCRYAINRIGFGYDTKNIVDLMRYLIPLPVPQRWRRRMIAFGSGDPTKIICSALIAQAFDAVRYPILPKITRAASRKARREILHIRDSSLYMPRDFDISPYFEIVKPTIVHGFDYTALHWADKQKPLQEVAGEFAVFPEVKSPPLVPEEIDQEAPLPAAAEEVTIEQVAIEEATCETTVIERVTVSEHYLAVEYVPVRPPERRTKPREMVA, encoded by the coding sequence ATGGGCGTAATGCTCGACACGATCGGCCAGGTGATTGCGGGCTACCTGCAGAAGGAAGTCCCGGGCTATGAGCCGTTCACGCCCAGCGACCCCGAGCATCTGCGCGGCGTCATCGAGCCCGGCGACGTGCTGCTGGTCGAGGGCAACAACCGCATTTCCGGCATCATCAAATACCTCACGCAGTCCACCTGGTCGCATGCCGCGCTCTATGTCGGTCCGGTCGATGGCGCGACCGAGGCCGACGGCGAACCCCACGTCCTGATCGAGGCCAATATCGGCGAAGGCGTGACCTCGGCGCCGCTGTCCAAATATTATCCCTATCACACCCGGCTCTGCCGCCCGATCGGACTGTCCTACGAGGACCGCACCACGGTGTGCCGCTACGCCATCAACCGGATCGGCTTCGGCTACGACACCAAGAACATCGTCGACCTGATGCGCTACCTGATCCCGCTGCCGGTGCCGCAGCGCTGGCGCCGGCGCATGATCGCGTTCGGCTCAGGCGATCCCACCAAAATCATCTGCTCGGCGCTGATCGCGCAGGCGTTCGACGCGGTGCGCTACCCGATCCTGCCCAAGATCACCCGCGCCGCCTCAAGGAAGGCCCGGCGCGAGATCCTGCATATCCGCGATTCCTCGCTCTACATGCCGCGCGATTTCGACATCTCGCCCTATTTCGAAATCGTCAAACCCACCATCGTGCACGGCTTCGACTACACGGCCCTGCACTGGGCCGACAAGCAGAAGCCGCTCCAGGAGGTAGCGGGCGAATTCGCTGTGTTTCCAGAGGTCAAGTCGCCGCCGCTTGTTCCTGAAGAGATTGACCAAGAGGCGCCGCTTCCGGCTGCGGCTGAAGAAGTGACAATTGAACAGGTGGCAATTGAGGAAGCGACCTGCGAAACCACAGTGATCGAACGCGTCACTGTGTCGGAACATTATCTCGCCGTCGAATACGTCCCGGTCCGCCCGCCGGAGCGCCGCACGAAGCCGCGCGAGATGGTGGCGTAG
- the rplT gene encoding 50S ribosomal protein L20, with protein sequence MSRVKRGVTSHARHKKVYKAAKGFSGRRKNTIRAAKAAVEKAGQYAFRDRKRKKRTFRALWIQRLNAAVRPFGMTYSVFINGLSKSGITVDRKVLSDLAINEPAAFQAIAEKAKAVLAA encoded by the coding sequence ATGTCTCGCGTCAAACGCGGTGTGACCTCTCACGCCAGGCACAAGAAAGTCTACAAGGCCGCCAAGGGTTTCTCCGGCCGCCGCAAGAACACCATCCGCGCCGCCAAGGCCGCCGTCGAGAAGGCCGGGCAGTATGCGTTCCGCGACCGCAAGCGCAAGAAGCGCACCTTCCGCGCGCTCTGGATCCAGCGCCTGAACGCGGCCGTGCGTCCGTTCGGCATGACCTACAGCGTCTTTATCAACGGCCTGTCGAAGTCGGGTATCACGGTCGACCGCAAGGTGCTGTCGGATCTCGCCATCAACGAGCCGGCGGCATTCCAGGCGATCGCCGAGAAGGCCAAGGCCGTGCTGGCGGCTTGA
- a CDS encoding sulfite exporter TauE/SafE family protein: MNPAALIPGEIGINAAIAICAVAFVSGTARGFSGFGSALIFMPLASSIADPRLVAALLLIIDFVAAAPLLPGAWQKADRKATAVIVTGALIGVPIGTYFLSRLEPVTTRWIISVFVFALLLLLLSGWRYRGKDHAAISVGIGGLSGFCSGLAQTGGPPIVGYWLGRPIAPVVARANIVLFFGASDFFSAVSYAATGLITLDAILFAFVVGPVYAVGVWFGASLFGKASETIFRAICYALIAAAVIFGLPALDGVLR, translated from the coding sequence ATGAATCCTGCGGCGCTCATACCGGGTGAAATCGGCATCAACGCGGCGATCGCGATCTGCGCGGTCGCCTTCGTCTCGGGGACGGCGCGGGGATTTTCCGGGTTCGGTTCGGCGCTGATCTTCATGCCGCTCGCCAGCTCGATCGCCGACCCACGGCTGGTCGCGGCGCTGCTGCTCATAATCGATTTCGTCGCCGCCGCGCCGCTGCTGCCGGGCGCGTGGCAAAAGGCCGACCGCAAGGCGACGGCGGTCATCGTAACCGGCGCGCTGATCGGCGTGCCGATCGGGACCTATTTTCTTTCCCGCCTCGAACCTGTGACGACACGCTGGATCATTTCCGTCTTCGTGTTCGCACTGCTGCTGCTTCTGCTCTCCGGTTGGCGCTATCGCGGCAAGGATCACGCCGCTATTTCGGTCGGTATCGGCGGCTTGTCCGGCTTTTGCAGCGGGCTGGCCCAGACCGGCGGCCCGCCGATCGTCGGCTACTGGCTCGGCCGGCCCATCGCCCCCGTCGTTGCCCGCGCCAATATCGTGCTGTTCTTTGGCGCGTCGGATTTCTTCTCCGCCGTCAGCTACGCCGCGACCGGACTGATCACGCTGGACGCGATTCTGTTCGCGTTCGTGGTCGGCCCCGTCTACGCCGTCGGCGTCTGGTTCGGCGCCTCGCTGTTCGGCAAAGCCAGCGAAACCATCTTCCGCGCGATCTGCTACGCGCTGATCGCGGCGGCGGTTATCTTCGGATTGCCGGCATTGGATGGCGTGCTGCGCTGA
- the pheS gene encoding phenylalanine--tRNA ligase subunit alpha, with protein MSDLATLEQTILSQIAAAGDEAALEAVRVAALGKKGSISALLATLGKMSPEERKTQGAAINLAKDKVTQALSARRDILKSAALDARLASETIDVTLPLREAAAEQGRIHPLSQVFEEVNTIFADMGFAIAEGPDIETDDYNFTKLNFPEGHPAREMHDTFFFNPKEDGSRMLLRTHTSPVQVRTMLSQKPPIRVVCPGRTYRIDSDATHTPQFHQVEGLVIDKGSHLGHLKWILHEFCKAFFEVDHINMRFRPSFFPFTEPSLEVDIQCRRDKGEIRFGEGEDWLEILGCGMVHPNVLRACGIDPDVYQGFAWGMGLDRIAMLKYGIADLRQLFDSDVRWLSHYGFKPLDVPTLAGGLST; from the coding sequence ATGTCCGACCTCGCCACACTCGAACAGACCATTCTCAGCCAGATCGCCGCCGCCGGCGATGAAGCAGCCCTCGAGGCCGTGCGCGTGGCAGCGCTCGGCAAGAAAGGCTCGATCTCCGCATTGCTCGCTACCCTCGGCAAGATGTCGCCGGAGGAACGCAAAACCCAGGGCGCCGCGATCAACCTCGCCAAGGACAAGGTCACGCAGGCCCTTTCCGCGCGCCGTGACATCCTGAAATCGGCGGCACTCGATGCCCGGCTTGCTTCGGAAACCATCGACGTCACGCTGCCGCTGCGCGAAGCCGCGGCCGAGCAGGGCCGCATCCATCCGCTGAGCCAGGTGTTCGAGGAGGTCAACACGATCTTCGCCGACATGGGATTTGCGATCGCCGAAGGTCCCGATATCGAGACCGACGATTACAACTTCACAAAGCTGAATTTCCCCGAGGGCCATCCGGCGCGGGAGATGCACGACACCTTCTTCTTCAATCCGAAGGAAGATGGTTCGCGCATGCTGTTGCGCACGCATACGTCGCCGGTGCAGGTGCGCACGATGTTGTCGCAGAAACCGCCGATCCGCGTGGTCTGTCCGGGCCGCACCTATCGCATCGATTCCGACGCGACGCACACGCCGCAGTTCCACCAGGTCGAGGGCCTCGTCATCGACAAGGGCTCGCATCTCGGCCATCTCAAATGGATCCTGCACGAGTTCTGCAAGGCGTTCTTCGAGGTCGATCACATCAACATGCGGTTCCGCCCGTCGTTCTTTCCGTTCACCGAGCCCTCGCTCGAGGTCGACATCCAGTGCCGGCGCGACAAGGGCGAGATCCGCTTCGGCGAGGGCGAGGATTGGCTCGAGATTCTCGGCTGCGGCATGGTGCACCCGAACGTGCTGCGCGCCTGCGGCATCGATCCCGACGTCTATCAGGGCTTTGCCTGGGGCATGGGCCTCGACCGTATCGCGATGCTGAAATACGGCATCGCCGACTTGCGGCAGTTGTTCGACAGCGACGTCCGCTGGCTTTCGCATTACGGCTTCAAGCCGCTCGACGTCCCGACGCTCGCGGGGGGGTTGAGCACGTGA
- a CDS encoding TonB-dependent receptor domain-containing protein, with translation MTLRKAVWRIFSAAASLIVMAPSVDAQSVAAVTPGQLPAVTVDPPEAGPRHRTKPPRRGRTTRNPAAVQPSVPAPPQLSSGVTSGSATAGPAYLQPTAASAMTIGGAEVNARPFSRVGEALEVVPGLIVTQHSGEGKANQYFLRGFNLDHGTDLAISIDGMPVNMPTHGHGQGYADINFLIPELVQSVTVRKGPYFADQGDFASAGAVAIDYINRLPKNIAELTFGSFGYRRTLAAGSAAVGAGTLLAAFEGVGYNGPWDVPDHVRKLNGLLRYSQGTATDGFMLSAMAYSNGWNSTDQVAQRALDQALIGRFGSLDPTDGGVSSRFSLSGTWAQSSEYGQSKVNAYAINASLRLYNNFTYFLDDPVNGDQFSQMDRRTVYGFNASHAFDVRVAGIETQTRIGLQARGDDIRVGLFKTLQREPLSTVREDDVREGNVGLWADTTARWTDWMRTTVGIREDYFAGRVLSDTPENSGNAQASMASPKAGFVLGPWYRTEFYGNAGYGLHSNDIRGATITVDPIDKVTPQDPVPLLVRSKGAELGIRTRAVDGLTSSLALFVLNFDSELLFVGDAGTTEASRPSRRVGVEWTNQYQALPWMRLDLDVAYTRARFTDFDPAGQFIPGAPAWVASGGVTFGEATGWFGALRGRYFGPRPLVEDDSVRSQASLIFNARAGYKFDNGLRLQLDVLNLFNARTNQIEYYYLSRLPGEPIGGVADRHVHPAEPLAVRLTLAGRF, from the coding sequence ATGACCTTGCGTAAGGCTGTTTGGCGGATATTTTCCGCCGCCGCATCGCTGATTGTGATGGCGCCGTCAGTGGACGCCCAGAGCGTGGCGGCTGTCACGCCCGGCCAGCTTCCCGCGGTGACGGTGGATCCGCCCGAAGCGGGGCCGCGCCACCGGACCAAGCCGCCGCGCCGGGGGCGGACCACGCGAAATCCAGCCGCGGTTCAACCGAGCGTACCTGCGCCACCGCAGCTCAGTAGCGGGGTGACGTCGGGCTCCGCGACTGCGGGGCCGGCATATCTCCAGCCGACCGCCGCCAGCGCGATGACCATCGGCGGTGCGGAGGTGAACGCCCGGCCCTTCTCGCGCGTCGGCGAGGCACTGGAAGTGGTGCCGGGTCTGATCGTTACCCAGCATTCCGGCGAGGGCAAAGCCAACCAGTATTTTTTGCGCGGCTTTAACCTGGACCACGGCACCGATCTCGCCATCAGCATCGACGGCATGCCGGTCAACATGCCGACCCATGGCCACGGCCAGGGTTATGCCGACATCAATTTCCTGATTCCGGAGTTGGTGCAGTCAGTGACTGTGCGCAAAGGGCCTTACTTCGCGGACCAGGGCGACTTCGCTTCCGCGGGCGCGGTTGCTATCGACTATATCAACAGGCTGCCGAAGAACATCGCCGAGCTGACGTTCGGCAGCTTTGGCTACCGCCGCACGCTGGCGGCAGGATCGGCGGCGGTCGGCGCGGGCACGCTGCTCGCCGCCTTCGAGGGCGTCGGGTATAACGGTCCGTGGGATGTGCCTGACCATGTGCGCAAGCTGAACGGCCTGCTGCGCTACAGCCAGGGCACCGCCACGGACGGGTTCATGCTGTCGGCGATGGCCTATTCCAATGGCTGGAATTCGACCGACCAGGTGGCGCAGCGCGCGCTCGACCAGGCACTGATCGGCCGCTTCGGTTCGCTCGATCCGACCGATGGCGGCGTCTCAAGCCGATTCTCGCTGTCGGGCACATGGGCGCAATCGAGCGAATACGGGCAGAGCAAGGTCAACGCCTACGCGATCAACGCGTCGCTGCGGCTCTACAACAATTTCACCTACTTTCTCGACGATCCCGTCAATGGCGATCAGTTCAGCCAGATGGATCGGCGCACGGTCTATGGCTTCAATGCCAGCCATGCCTTCGATGTCCGCGTGGCCGGCATCGAAACCCAGACCCGCATTGGCCTCCAAGCGCGTGGCGACGATATCCGGGTCGGACTGTTCAAGACGTTGCAGCGCGAGCCGCTCTCGACCGTTCGCGAAGACGACGTGAGGGAAGGCAATGTCGGCCTGTGGGCCGATACGACGGCGCGCTGGACCGATTGGATGCGCACCACGGTCGGCATCCGCGAGGACTATTTTGCCGGGAGGGTGCTGAGCGACACGCCCGAAAATTCCGGCAACGCACAGGCGTCGATGGCGAGCCCCAAGGCCGGATTCGTACTGGGGCCGTGGTACCGGACCGAGTTCTACGGCAATGCCGGCTACGGCCTGCACTCCAACGATATCAGAGGTGCGACGATCACGGTCGATCCGATCGACAAGGTGACGCCGCAGGATCCTGTGCCGCTGCTGGTTCGATCGAAGGGCGCCGAGCTTGGCATCCGCACCAGGGCGGTCGACGGTCTCACCAGTTCGCTCGCGCTGTTCGTGCTGAATTTCGATTCCGAATTGCTGTTCGTCGGCGATGCCGGGACGACCGAAGCCAGCCGGCCGAGCCGGCGCGTCGGCGTCGAATGGACCAACCAGTATCAGGCGCTGCCGTGGATGCGGCTTGATCTCGATGTCGCCTATACGCGCGCCCGCTTCACCGATTTCGATCCCGCGGGCCAATTCATCCCGGGCGCGCCGGCATGGGTCGCGAGCGGCGGCGTGACGTTCGGCGAAGCGACCGGTTGGTTCGGCGCCTTGCGTGGGCGGTATTTTGGACCGCGTCCGTTGGTCGAGGATGACAGCGTTCGTTCGCAGGCGTCGCTGATTTTCAATGCGCGTGCGGGTTACAAATTCGACAACGGCTTGCGGCTGCAGCTCGACGTGCTCAACCTCTTCAACGCGCGCACCAACCAGATCGAGTACTACTATCTATCGCGGCTGCCGGGTGAGCCGATCGGCGGCGTCGCGGACCGGCATGTGCATCCGGCAGAACCGCTGGCGGTGAGACTGACGCTGGCAGGAAGGTTCTAG